GCTCACGGATTTTTATGTAAAACCCACATCGGATATCTTCATAAAATATCTCTTCGGCAAGGAAGAGCATAAGCCCATTCTCATTGATTTCATCAATGCCGTTATGAAAAACTCTGGATTCCCTTTGATCACAGACCTTGTGATTAAAAATCCTTTCAACATCCAGACCATCCTCAATGCCAAAGAAACCATACTGGATATCAAGGCAAAATCTTCTGATGGCAGGTGGATTGATATAGAAATGCAGAACTCGGATAAGGGCTTTTTCGGGGAGCGGGCTTTGTATTACTGGACTGCCCTCTATGGAGATCAGCTGGTTACGGGGGATAATTATGCTACCCTGCGTCCTGTGGTCTGTATCAATATCCTTGACTTTAAGATGTTTAAGAATGTGGATCGATACCACCTCTGCTTCATGCTYCGKGAAAAGGATACGCCGGAACTGCTCCTGACGGATCACCTTTCCCTGCATTTCCTTGAACTTCCCAAGMTTACTGCTTAYAATCTGGATAAGAGTCTGGATAACTGGCTTTATTATCTCAAAAATGAAGGCCTGAACAAGGAGGATGAGATTATGGAAAACATCTTGAAAAACAATCCTCAGATAGCCAACGCCAGAGAAAAGTACATGAGCTTTACCCAAGACGAACATATGCGTGAAGCTTATAATTCCCACATAAGATGGAAGCGGGATCATGATTCGGCTTTGTTTCTTGCGAGAAATGAGGGCCGGCATGAAGAGAAATTCCAGACTATCATGGAGCTTCTGGATTTCAATATGAAGCCTGAAGAGATAGCCAGGATTACAAGGCTTTCCCCTGAGAAGGTAAAGGCTGTTATTGCCGCAGGAGACAAGGGGCTGGATCTGCTGATGGAAGATGATAAGGGTGCATCTTGAAGAACAATCCTCAGATAGCCAACGCCAGAGAAAAGTACATGAGCTTTACTCAGGACGAACATATGCGTGAAGCCTATAATTCCCACATCAGATGGAAGCGGGATCATGATTCGGCTTTGTTTCTTGCGGAGCAGAAGGGGCTGGAGACTGGCACGGTTAAGGGTCGCCATGAAGAGAAGTTCCAGACCATTATGGAGCTTCTGGATTTCAATATGAAGCCTGAAGAGATAGCCAGGATTACAAGGCTTTCCCCTGAGAAGGTAAAGGCTGTTATTGCCGCAGGTGACAAGGGGCTGGATCTGCTGATGGAAGATGATGCTACCAGACATTAAGCCCCTTTATTGACCGGATGCAGCCTTAGAGCATGGGTTGTGTCTGGTCTGTAGCAGTATTGGCCTTTTGTAGTTTGCCAGCTCCCAATTTCCTTTTGTCCTGTACGTCTTTATGTTGCTATGGCAGGGCATCCTGATCTGCTTTCTTTGTGTCTTCCTGCAGGGTTTCTATGTTCCCTTGGGTGTTTGTGCATTATGGTACACCCCCTGCAGGTGGTCTTGCTTCCCGCTCCGCTTCGTACTGCCTCCCCCTTCCCAATTTCCTCCTTTCAGTCTATGCTTTTTCCGGGTATGATTATTTTACCGTATTTTCAGAAAGGACATATCTTGGATAGCGAAACAAGCAATTCCAGTGATTACGACAGCCCGTGGAAAGAGGCCGTAGAGCGGTATTTTAAGGAGTTTCTGGCTCTTCTTTACCCTCATATCCATGATGAGATAGACTGGAACCGTAAGCCCGTATTCATCGACAAGGAGCTTCAGAAGGTCGTCCGGGATTCTACCATAGGACGGCGGTATGCGGATAAGCTGGTGAAGGTCTGGACAAAGAAGAATCAGGAAATCTGGGTACTGATTCATGTGGAGGTACAGGGTGACCCTGAAACTGTCTTCCCCAAACGCATGTATGTGTACAATTTCCGTATCTTTGACCGCTATGACAGGGATGTGGTCAGCCTTGGCGTACTGACGGACAGGCAGGAGAGCTTCAGACCGGATTCCTATGCCAGAGAATTATGGGGTTGCAGCCTTGACTTCCGCTTTCCCATTGTCAAACTTATGGATTGGGAGGATGAAGAGCGGTGGAAAGAGCTTGAAAACAGCGACAATGTTTTCGCCCTGGTGGTCATGGCCCAGATCAAGGCCAAAAGCTGCAAATCAAAAGACGAGCTGAAGGCGTGGAAGTTCCATCTGGTAAAACTCATGTACCAGCGGAACTACAGCAARGAAGACATMYTGCAGCTTTACCTGTACATCGACTGGATGATAAGCCTGCCCAGGGAGCTTGAAAAACAGTTCCTTGAMGAWGTTTACCTCTTGGAGGAGGAGAAAAAGATGCCATACATTACAAGTGCAGAGCGGTTTGGGTTGGAGAGGGGGCTGGAGCAACTGCGTCAAGATAAGTTCCAGACCATCATGAATCTTCAGAAATACAACATGCAGCCCGAAGAGATAGCGGATATTACGAGTCTTACCCCCGAACAGGTAAAGGCCGTCCTTGCAGCAGGAGACAAGGGTCTGGATCTTCTCATCGGCGAGGATGCTACCAAGCATTAAACCCTTCTCATTTTGATTTCTTACCCATCCGTGACCGGACGCAGCCCTCAGTATGGGTTGTGTCCGGTTGTTGTCTTTTGGGGCATTCTGTGGCTTCGGTATCTGTTCCTGTGTATCCTGTTTCTCTTGTGTAGATGTTGTTGTCGATTTTGCCGGATGTACTGGATGTGCCGGATAGTAACGAACATCATTTTCACGCTCTCTAGCCCCCATATTTACCGTAGCTTTTGTCCGCTGTATGAGCTGATTTCAGGGGGGCAGGGTAGTACATAAGGCCTGTCTTTTTGCTCAGTCTTCCTCCTCCTCTATCTCTTCTGCCCTGTCTGCATCTGGCTTAATCAGCACTCCCGTGGTTCCGTCCTCATGGTTGATAAATATGATCCCTGCCTCCACCAGTACATGGGCCAGCAGTTTCATGGTGCTTTTCTTCTCCAGTATCTTTCTTTCCAAGCGTGTGACAGCCGTTTCAGACAGGTAGGCTTTGGCTGCAAGTGTCTTCTGTGACCACCCAAGCAGTATCCGTCCTGCCTTGATCTGCTCTCCCTTCAGCAGTTCCACATCATATGCTTTTTCCCTCATCATACCTCCACGCTAGACTCTCCACTTCCCACTTCTCACTGTCTTTACCCGTCTTCCCTCTCTTCTGCCCTGTCCGCATCCGGTTTGATCAGTACCCCAAAGGTTCCGTCCTCATGGTTGATAAACTCTATTCCAGCCTCCATCAGTACATGGGCGATCAGCATGATGGTGCTTTTTTTCCTTACATTGTTCTTCTCTGCCTGGGTGACTGGCCCCTGGGACAGGTAGGCTTTGGCTGCAAGTGTTCTTTGTGACCAGCCAAGCAGTATCCGTCCTGCCTTCAGTTGCTCTCCTGTGATCTGTTCCACATCGTATGACTTTTCCTTCATCATGACTCCTCTCTCTACCTCTGGTGTAGGCCCCTGTGCCTGCTCTGGGGTGAGGGTATCCGAAGTCCGGTGGCTGAGGCTCTCGAAGCCCACTTCCCACTCTCCACTCCATTGTCCATGCTCAGAACACCATAAAGCTCTACAAGCGAAGCTGGGAGCAGGATGAGAAGATGATAGACCGGGTGCTTCTGCCATTGTGGGAGTACGCCAAGCTCTCAGCCATAACACGGGATGATGTGCGGGATTTTCAGTCTTCCTATGTGGCTAAGGGCTACAAGCCGGGTTCTGTCAACCGCATGATGGCATTGGTGAAGTACATATTCTCTTTGGCAGAGCGGTGGGAGTACATCGACAAAAGTCCTGCAAGGGGTCTGTCCAAGCTGGCTGATAACGAGCATAAAGAACGCTTCCTTACACCTGATGAGACGGACAGACTGCTGAAAGCATTGAAGAACTGCCAGGGTGCCGTAGTCCCTGACCTGATCGAGTTTTTGATACTGACCGGTGCAAGGAGGGGAGAAGCCAGCCATGCCAGGTGGGAGGATATGGATTTTGAGCATGGCTTGTGGACGGTACCCATGAGCAAGTCGGGAAAGCCAAGGCATATCCCTTTGTCTGTATCCGCCATGAAGGTGCTGAAAAGGCGTGTGGAAAACAACAGCCCGTTTATATTTGCCAACCCYAAGACCGGTGAGCCGYTGAAGCATTTTTACAGTACCTGGCATCGAATCAGGAAGGAAGCAGGGCTGGAGGATGTCCGGGTRCATGACCTGAGACACAACTTTGCCTCCCTTCTGATCAACCATGGAAGGAGTCTTTATGAGGTACAAAAACTGTTGGGCCATGCCAGCATATCCACCACCCAGAGGTACGCCCATTTGAGTCAGGATACCCTCAAAGAAGCCACTGAAATAGTGTCCCGAAGTATAGGAAGTGATGGTGGTGCAGAGTGATTTGAACCAGGATTCAAAAAACGATGGAAGGAAAATGATGGGTCGTTTTGGGGGGTTAAAGTCTTGTAATCATGTGATTAAGAGTGAAACATTTTTTCAAATCGTGATGGGTAATAGATGGGTACTTTTTTTAGTGATGGGTAGGGTGTCTGATGGGTCGTATGAAATCAGGCGGTTACAGAGGGCTAACTGATGGTTGTAAACAGTGTTCCAGTGAGCATATGCCCATAATGAGGGTGTTTTAACCAAAATGGTCATGATTATGCGTGATGAAGGCGTGATCATGGTGTGATCATGGTGATTTGGTACAGATTCATGCTCAAAACGGTCAAGTGATGAACGATGAGCGGTCATGGTGTGAACATTTGATGAAACATGGATGGTCGTGGTGGTTGCCTGGTGAAGTCCGGTGTGGTGACGGGGTGGGTATGGATGATGCCATGATGAAGGATGACTGAGCTTTGGTGATGAACGGTGCGGAGTGATGGTGGTTCTGTGAACAATGATGCTCAGGGCAGTGATGACGAACGGTGCAAAGAGATGGTGAGCTTGTGATGAATTGTGATGAGAGGAGGAGGGTATGAATGAAAAAAAGCTGTATTCGTTTAAGGAGATCGGTGAGGAACTGAACCTTAATTACAAGAAGATACTCAATTACCGTAATCAGGTCTGTGATTTTCTGCCGGGATGGTTCGATGGTAAGCATTTTAAATGTTTTCATGCATGTATCGAGATTCTGCTTCTGGTGGATGGATTGCGTGGTGAGGGGTACACCTTTCAGATGATAAAAGATATTCTTCTTAAAAAACATACCGTTAAGGATGATCCATTGCTCAGCGAGTGGGTGGATGAGTGTCTGGAGAATTACAGTCATTACTGGTTTAAATGGCCCGATTCTTTAGGTGATCGTGAGTATGTAATGGCCAGTGTATGTTTGCGCCAGGATGAACTGGAATATGCTGGTATGAAC
This region of Desulfobotulus mexicanus genomic DNA includes:
- a CDS encoding helix-turn-helix domain-containing protein is translated as MKEKSYDVEQITGEQLKAGRILLGWSQRTLAAKAYLSQGPVTQAEKNNVRKKSTIMLIAHVLMEAGIEFINHEDGTFGVLIKPDADRAEEREDG
- a CDS encoding Rpn family recombination-promoting nuclease/putative transposase, which encodes MLTDFYVKPTSDIFIKYLFGKEEHKPILIDFINAVMKNSGFPLITDLVIKNPFNIQTILNAKETILDIKAKSSDGRWIDIEMQNSDKGFFGERALYYWTALYGDQLVTGDNYATLRPVVCINILDFKMFKNVDRYHLCFMLREKDTPELLLTDHLSLHFLELPKJTAYNLDKSLDNWLYYLKNEGLNKEDEIMENILKNNPQIANAREKYMSFTQDEHMREAYNSHIRWKRDHDSALFLARNEGRHEEKFQTIMELLDFNMKPEEIARITRLSPEKVKAVIAAGDKGLDLLMEDDKGAS
- a CDS encoding helix-turn-helix domain-containing protein, whose amino-acid sequence is MREKAYDVELLKGEQIKAGRILLGWSQKTLAAKAYLSETAVTRLERKILEKKSTMKLLAHVLVEAGIIFINHEDGTTGVLIKPDADRAEEIEEEED
- a CDS encoding tyrosine-type recombinase/integrase; its protein translation is MIDRVLLPLWEYAKLSAITRDDVRDFQSSYVAKGYKPGSVNRMMALVKYIFSLAERWEYIDKSPARGLSKLADNEHKERFLTPDETDRLLKALKNCQGAVVPDLIEFLILTGARRGEASHARWEDMDFEHGLWTVPMSKSGKPRHIPLSVSAMKVLKRRVENNSPFIFANPKTGEPLKHFYSTWHRIRKEAGLEDVRVHDLRHNFASLLINHGRSLYEVQKLLGHASISTTQRYAHLSQDTLKEATEIVSRSIGSDGGAE